From Excalfactoria chinensis isolate bCotChi1 chromosome 4, bCotChi1.hap2, whole genome shotgun sequence, one genomic window encodes:
- the LZTS3 gene encoding leucine zipper putative tumor suppressor 3 isoform X1 produces the protein MATLETLPVLSDPTYPNPENFHRFASRPSQNSSRSIMGSVGSGVANDQEFAMKSVGTRTQSSGRQMEGSRNGFSTRDISNRYSGEEKTYKSEKVSNSLYINGDLRKSEKVKMDICGNVTTNNEKNMPPPPQYREPSNPPKILPISGKLDQSNEPLVRPSAFKPVVPKNFHSMQNLCPPQSNGVTENRKSLNHANSNSPSAPKSGLDKSSLNRTTNQVGGLSDSGRNSLTSLPTYGTGYSQHVGPMSASTSHINRIGTTYTDKNIVGYNGISTSDSGRSSSKSTSSFNRLNHLNETMPFHSPSTDDIIQDLEDRLWEKEQEVLQMRRNLDKSEAAIFQVFEEKQKIWEREMEDLRQNYANKLQQVSKKAQRAQQALQLQIFKLQQEKKKLQDDMGQLLQQREELEKKFVAFKKEQAEFLPKIEETKWEVCQKAGEISLLKQQLKDSQADVSQKLNEIVGLRTQLKEGKNFLREKEEQILTLKDSYSSKSVNLEICESELQRKMSEVQVLREKLNHCELEVSGLKRTLASMGPPGPFGGDLAEKLRDPLACESDEAKMQRQSEDSVNALRKEVERLQTELKLERQQREQQVMDFEEERRTWQEEKEKVIKYQKQLQLNYVEMYQKNQLLEHKVNEMNTKATSPPHTEEKKTWTPSRLERIESTEI, from the exons ATGGCCACGCTAGAGACGCTGCCAGTTCTTAGTGACCCAACGTACCCCAATCCAGAAAACTTCCACAGATTTGCTTCTCGGCCATCCCAAAACTCCTCCCGGAGCATCATGGGGAGCGTGGGGAGCGGAGTGGCCAACGACCAGGAGTTTGCAATGAAGAGCGTGGGGACCCGGACGCAGAGCAGCGGCCGGCAGATGGAGGGGTCTCGCAATGGGTTCTCCACACGGGACATCTCCAACCGCTACTCCGGAGAGGAGAAGACCTACAAGTCAGAGAAGGTCTCCAATTCCCTCTATATCAACGGCGACCTGCGTAAGAGTGAGAAGGTGAAGATGGACATCTGTGGGAATGTGACCACCAACAATGAGAAGAACATGCCACCTCCTCCCCAGTACCGAGAGCCCAGTAACCCACCAAAGATATTGCCAATCTCCGGCAAACTAGACCAG agcAATGAGCCCTTAGTTAGACCCTCAGCCTTTAAACCCGTAGTTCCTAAAAACTTCCATTCCATGCAGAACCTCTGCCCGCCGCAGAGCAACGGGGTGACAGAGAACAGGAAGAGCTTGAACCACGCCAACAGCAATAGCCCATCTGCACCCAAAAGCGGACTCGACAAGAGCAGCCTTAACAGGACTACAAACCAAGTGGGAGGCCTTTCGGATTCGGGCCGTAACTCGTTAACGAGTCTGCCCACATATGGGACAGGCTACAGCCAGCACGTGGGCCCGATGAGCGCCTCGACGAGCCACATCAACCGCATCGGCACGACCTACACAGACAAGAACATTGTGGGATACAACGGGATATCTACCTCAGACAGCGGCCGGTCTTCGAGCAAGAGCACCTCTTCGTTCAACAGACTGAACCATCTCAATGAAACGATGCCTTTCCACTCTCCTTCGACGGATGACATCATCCAAGACCTGGAAGACAGGCTGTGGGAGAAGGAGCAGGAGGTTCTCCAGATGAGAAGGAACTTGGACAAAAGCGAGGCAGCCATCTTTCAAGTGTttgaggagaagcagaagatcTGGGAGCGGGAAATGGAGGATCTCAGGCAAAACTACGCCAACAAATTGCAGCAGGTCTCCAAAAAGGCGCAGAGGGCACAACAGGCCTTGCAGCTCCAGAtcttcaagctgcagcaggagaaaaaaaaactccaaGATGACATGGGGCAACTCCTCCAGCAGCGAGAGgagctggagaagaaatttGTGGCTTTTAAGAAGGAGCAGGCTGAGTTTCTCCCAAAGATTGAAGAGACCAAGTGGGAG GTGTGCCAGAAGGCGGGTGAGATCTCCCTGCttaagcagcagctgaaggactCCCAAGCAGATGTCTCCCAGAAGCTGAATGAGATTGTGGGGCTGCGGACACAGCTCAAGGAAGGTAAGAACTTCCTCCGTGAGAAGGAGGAACAAATCCTCACCTTGAAGGACTCCTACAGCTCCAAGAGCGTCAACCTGGAGATCTGCGAGAGCGAGCTGCAGCGGAAGATGAGTGAGGTCCAGGTGCTGAGGGAAAAACTGAACCACTGTGAGCTGGAGGTCTCAGGACTGAAGCGGACACTTGCCAGCATGGGACCTCCAGGGCCTTTTGGTGGGGACCTGGCTGAGAAGCTGCGGGACCCACTGGCCTGTGAAAGCGACGAAGCCAAGATGCAGAGGCAGAGCGAGGACAGCGTCAACGCGCTGAGGAAGGAGGTGGAGAGGCTGCAGACGGAGCTGAAGCTGGAGCGGCAGCAACGGGAGCAGCAGGTGATGGACTTCGAGGAGGAGAGGCGCACGTGgcaagaagagaaggagaaagtcATCAAGTaccagaagcagctgcagctgaactACGTGGAGATGTACCAGAAGAACCAACTCTTGGAGCACAAGGTGAACGAGATGAACACAAAGGCCACCAGCCCACCGCACACCGAGGAGAAAAAAACGTGGACTCCCTCCAGGCTGGAGCGAATAGAGTCCACTGAGATCTGA
- the LZTS3 gene encoding leucine zipper putative tumor suppressor 3 isoform X2, producing MATLETLPVLSDPTYPNPENFHRFASRPSQNSSRSIMGSVGSGVANDQEFAMKSVGTRTQSSGRQMEGSRNGFSTRDISNRYSGEEKTYKSEKVSNSLYINGDLRKSEKVKMDICGNVTTNNEKNMPPPPQYREPSNPPKILPISGKLDQNLCPPQSNGVTENRKSLNHANSNSPSAPKSGLDKSSLNRTTNQVGGLSDSGRNSLTSLPTYGTGYSQHVGPMSASTSHINRIGTTYTDKNIVGYNGISTSDSGRSSSKSTSSFNRLNHLNETMPFHSPSTDDIIQDLEDRLWEKEQEVLQMRRNLDKSEAAIFQVFEEKQKIWEREMEDLRQNYANKLQQVSKKAQRAQQALQLQIFKLQQEKKKLQDDMGQLLQQREELEKKFVAFKKEQAEFLPKIEETKWEVCQKAGEISLLKQQLKDSQADVSQKLNEIVGLRTQLKEGKNFLREKEEQILTLKDSYSSKSVNLEICESELQRKMSEVQVLREKLNHCELEVSGLKRTLASMGPPGPFGGDLAEKLRDPLACESDEAKMQRQSEDSVNALRKEVERLQTELKLERQQREQQVMDFEEERRTWQEEKEKVIKYQKQLQLNYVEMYQKNQLLEHKVNEMNTKATSPPHTEEKKTWTPSRLERIESTEI from the exons ATGGCCACGCTAGAGACGCTGCCAGTTCTTAGTGACCCAACGTACCCCAATCCAGAAAACTTCCACAGATTTGCTTCTCGGCCATCCCAAAACTCCTCCCGGAGCATCATGGGGAGCGTGGGGAGCGGAGTGGCCAACGACCAGGAGTTTGCAATGAAGAGCGTGGGGACCCGGACGCAGAGCAGCGGCCGGCAGATGGAGGGGTCTCGCAATGGGTTCTCCACACGGGACATCTCCAACCGCTACTCCGGAGAGGAGAAGACCTACAAGTCAGAGAAGGTCTCCAATTCCCTCTATATCAACGGCGACCTGCGTAAGAGTGAGAAGGTGAAGATGGACATCTGTGGGAATGTGACCACCAACAATGAGAAGAACATGCCACCTCCTCCCCAGTACCGAGAGCCCAGTAACCCACCAAAGATATTGCCAATCTCCGGCAAACTAGACCAG AACCTCTGCCCGCCGCAGAGCAACGGGGTGACAGAGAACAGGAAGAGCTTGAACCACGCCAACAGCAATAGCCCATCTGCACCCAAAAGCGGACTCGACAAGAGCAGCCTTAACAGGACTACAAACCAAGTGGGAGGCCTTTCGGATTCGGGCCGTAACTCGTTAACGAGTCTGCCCACATATGGGACAGGCTACAGCCAGCACGTGGGCCCGATGAGCGCCTCGACGAGCCACATCAACCGCATCGGCACGACCTACACAGACAAGAACATTGTGGGATACAACGGGATATCTACCTCAGACAGCGGCCGGTCTTCGAGCAAGAGCACCTCTTCGTTCAACAGACTGAACCATCTCAATGAAACGATGCCTTTCCACTCTCCTTCGACGGATGACATCATCCAAGACCTGGAAGACAGGCTGTGGGAGAAGGAGCAGGAGGTTCTCCAGATGAGAAGGAACTTGGACAAAAGCGAGGCAGCCATCTTTCAAGTGTttgaggagaagcagaagatcTGGGAGCGGGAAATGGAGGATCTCAGGCAAAACTACGCCAACAAATTGCAGCAGGTCTCCAAAAAGGCGCAGAGGGCACAACAGGCCTTGCAGCTCCAGAtcttcaagctgcagcaggagaaaaaaaaactccaaGATGACATGGGGCAACTCCTCCAGCAGCGAGAGgagctggagaagaaatttGTGGCTTTTAAGAAGGAGCAGGCTGAGTTTCTCCCAAAGATTGAAGAGACCAAGTGGGAG GTGTGCCAGAAGGCGGGTGAGATCTCCCTGCttaagcagcagctgaaggactCCCAAGCAGATGTCTCCCAGAAGCTGAATGAGATTGTGGGGCTGCGGACACAGCTCAAGGAAGGTAAGAACTTCCTCCGTGAGAAGGAGGAACAAATCCTCACCTTGAAGGACTCCTACAGCTCCAAGAGCGTCAACCTGGAGATCTGCGAGAGCGAGCTGCAGCGGAAGATGAGTGAGGTCCAGGTGCTGAGGGAAAAACTGAACCACTGTGAGCTGGAGGTCTCAGGACTGAAGCGGACACTTGCCAGCATGGGACCTCCAGGGCCTTTTGGTGGGGACCTGGCTGAGAAGCTGCGGGACCCACTGGCCTGTGAAAGCGACGAAGCCAAGATGCAGAGGCAGAGCGAGGACAGCGTCAACGCGCTGAGGAAGGAGGTGGAGAGGCTGCAGACGGAGCTGAAGCTGGAGCGGCAGCAACGGGAGCAGCAGGTGATGGACTTCGAGGAGGAGAGGCGCACGTGgcaagaagagaaggagaaagtcATCAAGTaccagaagcagctgcagctgaactACGTGGAGATGTACCAGAAGAACCAACTCTTGGAGCACAAGGTGAACGAGATGAACACAAAGGCCACCAGCCCACCGCACACCGAGGAGAAAAAAACGTGGACTCCCTCCAGGCTGGAGCGAATAGAGTCCACTGAGATCTGA